A region from the Gemmatimonadota bacterium genome encodes:
- the lepB gene encoding signal peptidase I codes for MSESTRAAADAAGLAITAEQKAEALTRVNTRRFRPWPFLWEWARSLVLALLMFFFLHVFIMEAFKIPSGSMEGTLRVGDFLLVNKLVYGAELPVAGKRLPALRQPDRGDVVVFKFPPDPTKNFVKRLVGLAGDTLEMKSGVLIRNGVRVEERYVSHEAPDTDPGGEEFRWQRDHLVQTAYAERSYMPSRDNWGPLVVPAKHYFMLGDNRDNSYDSRYWGFVSDSLIRGQPLVVYYSYSPDSTDGAAWLTNVRWSRLGRRIR; via the coding sequence ATGAGCGAGAGCACGCGCGCAGCCGCTGACGCAGCCGGCCTGGCGATTACCGCCGAGCAAAAGGCCGAGGCGCTGACGCGCGTCAATACCCGTCGTTTTCGCCCGTGGCCGTTCCTGTGGGAGTGGGCCCGCTCCCTGGTCCTCGCGCTGCTGATGTTCTTCTTTCTCCATGTGTTCATCATGGAGGCCTTCAAGATCCCCAGCGGGTCCATGGAGGGCACCCTTCGGGTTGGGGATTTCCTCCTGGTGAACAAGCTGGTGTACGGGGCGGAACTTCCGGTCGCGGGTAAACGGCTGCCAGCGCTGCGTCAGCCCGATCGTGGCGACGTCGTGGTCTTCAAGTTCCCGCCGGATCCCACCAAGAACTTCGTCAAGCGTCTTGTTGGACTCGCGGGGGACACCCTGGAAATGAAGAGTGGGGTGCTGATCCGGAATGGCGTTCGGGTGGAGGAGCGGTATGTCTCGCACGAGGCGCCGGACACGGATCCCGGTGGAGAGGAGTTCCGCTGGCAGCGGGACCACCTGGTGCAGACCGCATACGCGGAGCGCTCCTATATGCCGTCACGCGACAACTGGGGGCCGCTCGTTGTCCCGGCGAAGCACTATTTCATGCTCGGGGATAACCGCGACAACTCGTATGACAGCAGGTATTGGGGATTCGTCTCGGATTCCCTCATTCGTGGCCAGCCGCTCGTGGTGTACTACAGCTATTCCCCGGACTCGACCGATGGGGCGGCCTGGCTGACCAATGTCCGTTGGTCCCGCCTTGGGCGCCGGATCCGCTAG
- a CDS encoding RNA polymerase sigma factor RpoD/SigA: protein MSVGPALGAGSASFRPPPQPRRVTDPYLPPVEPPDAPAPPRRKAVGNGRLSKRSAFEEGSLDQYLRDISAYPLITREDEVELAGRIRTGDEEALDKLVRSNLRFVVSVAKKYQNQGVSLSDLINEGNLGLIRAAHKFDETKGIKFISYAVWWIRQAILQALAEQSRIVRVPLNRAGTLHRIGKRANALLQELGREATHAEIADGMDITVEEVAKTMSIAQAHLSLDAPLSQGEDNNLLDYLPDNLNPTPDEQTFEKALTQSIEDALGSLKEREAKILRLYFGLEGEEPMTLEQIGALLGITRERVRQIKEKALSRLRHVSRARALESYLG, encoded by the coding sequence ATGTCCGTTGGTCCCGCCTTGGGCGCCGGATCCGCTAGCTTTCGCCCTCCGCCCCAGCCCCGCCGCGTGACCGATCCGTACCTTCCACCTGTTGAACCGCCGGACGCTCCCGCGCCGCCACGCCGCAAGGCAGTCGGCAACGGTCGCCTGAGCAAGCGATCCGCGTTCGAGGAAGGGTCCCTCGATCAATATCTCCGCGACATCTCGGCGTACCCGCTGATCACGCGTGAGGACGAGGTGGAGTTGGCCGGACGCATTCGCACGGGTGATGAGGAAGCGCTCGACAAGCTGGTGCGCTCCAACCTGCGATTTGTCGTCTCGGTGGCCAAGAAGTACCAGAACCAGGGCGTGTCGCTGTCGGACCTGATCAACGAGGGCAACCTCGGCTTGATTCGCGCCGCCCACAAGTTCGACGAGACCAAGGGGATCAAGTTCATCTCGTATGCGGTGTGGTGGATTCGGCAGGCCATCCTCCAGGCGCTCGCCGAGCAGTCGCGCATCGTGCGGGTCCCGCTCAATCGGGCCGGCACGCTGCACCGCATCGGCAAGCGGGCAAACGCGCTGTTGCAGGAGCTCGGGCGCGAGGCCACCCACGCCGAGATTGCCGACGGGATGGACATCACGGTCGAGGAAGTGGCCAAGACGATGTCGATCGCCCAGGCGCACCTGAGCCTCGATGCGCCGCTTTCGCAGGGCGAGGACAACAACCTCCTCGATTACCTGCCGGACAACCTCAACCCGACACCGGACGAGCAGACCTTCGAGAAGGCGCTGACGCAGTCGATCGAAGATGCGCTGGGAAGCCTGAAGGAACGTGAGGCCAAGATCCTGCGGCTGTACTTCGGACTGGAAGGGGAGGAGCCGATGACCCTGGAACAGATCGGGGCCCTCCTCGGGATCACGCGCGAGCGGGTGCGCCAGATCAAGGAAAAAGCGCTCTCGCGCTTGCGCCATGTGAGTCGCGCGCGCGCCCTGGAGTCGTACCTCGGGTAG
- a CDS encoding DUF983 domain-containing protein, translated as MPPDVDPQGRDALVRESNTDLPLRFPGVGVALRIAARALTVRCPQCGGRPVLVHWWRMRATCGSCGLDLQRGEADYFIGSMMFNLVLGEGVFVLALLGSMAARWPEVPWDALQVMVPLGLVVTPAILFPISKLAWLGFDLALRPERPAS; from the coding sequence GTGCCCCCCGATGTAGATCCGCAGGGCCGCGACGCCCTTGTCCGTGAGTCAAACACCGACCTGCCGCTGCGCTTTCCCGGCGTTGGCGTTGCCCTGCGTATCGCCGCACGAGCCCTGACCGTGCGATGCCCGCAATGTGGCGGGCGACCCGTCCTGGTTCACTGGTGGCGGATGCGCGCGACCTGCGGGAGCTGCGGCCTGGACCTGCAACGTGGCGAGGCCGACTACTTCATCGGGTCCATGATGTTCAACCTGGTGCTCGGGGAGGGGGTCTTTGTGCTCGCCCTCCTGGGGAGCATGGCGGCGCGCTGGCCTGAGGTGCCATGGGACGCCTTGCAGGTGATGGTCCCCCTGGGGCTGGTCGTGACCCCGGCGATCCTCTTCCCGATCTCCAAGCTCGCCTGGCTGGGTTTTGACCTCGCGCTGCGTCCGGAGCGGCCCGCGAGCTGA
- a CDS encoding YajQ family cyclic di-GMP-binding protein: MADNYSFDVTTGVDLQEVDNAVNQAQKEVAQRYDFKGSKASIAFTRADGKLELVADDDFRMRALYDILLTKLIKRGVPVKNLDEGEIIAAGGDTVKKTVGLTMALDGETAKKVSAAIKEAKLKKVQASIQGDQVRVASPSKDELQGAIALLRGKDFGVELKFGNFR, translated from the coding sequence ATGGCTGACAACTACTCATTCGACGTGACCACCGGGGTCGACCTGCAGGAGGTCGACAACGCCGTGAACCAGGCGCAGAAGGAGGTCGCGCAGCGCTACGACTTCAAGGGATCGAAGGCGTCGATCGCCTTCACGCGTGCAGACGGCAAGCTGGAACTCGTTGCCGACGACGACTTCAGGATGCGGGCGTTGTACGACATCCTGCTCACCAAGTTGATCAAGCGCGGCGTGCCCGTGAAGAACCTCGACGAGGGCGAGATCATTGCCGCCGGCGGCGATACGGTGAAGAAGACCGTCGGCCTCACGATGGCCCTCGATGGGGAGACCGCCAAGAAGGTCTCGGCGGCGATCAAGGAGGCCAAGCTCAAGAAGGTCCAGGCCTCCATCCAGGGGGACCAGGTGCGGGTGGCGTCTCCCTCCAAGGACGAACTGCAGGGCGCCATCGCGCTGCTGCGCGGCAAGGACTTCGGGGTCGAACTGAAGTTCGGCAACTTCCGCTGA